The Saprospiraceae bacterium genome includes a window with the following:
- a CDS encoding DUF4331 domain-containing protein: MSSRKLCSFLFLWLMAGIVMASSHREAPLISNDPLADNTDLYAFRSPDNPNTITIIANYIPGELPFGGPNYYSFGENIRYEIHVDNDASKPGDEIIYRLTFSKVNEDPTTFFNIRLGKQNLKTTYTLERSMDGGASFAVILENGIVPPPNIGPRSINSGVGLGTTYEALFNGAIATTTTGEKVFAGPVDDPFFVDLGGIFDLGNAPRQGEPSRDGLAKYNVHTIAIQIPIAILLKAGAPAQPTNILDSDYVIGVWASASRPAIKTLSTSNNVAYDGDWIQVSRLGMPLTNEAVIAVGDKDLWNRLTPYDEIGETTLDKYFFNPELALYMDDDLFGGAVPAFAPLRIQTNSLGAFDFSNGADGLFVLKGNAALAGTALDDAVFGTLLLPGPGMPRSVDLWPAFHTGVPNVIPYQLATGKNGNPLAAGKPFVNNFLPNGGDMLRLNMAVPPTPRDDPNFSSLGLVQAAAIGLTVAPFNTTANLEFIPNMDGFPNGRRLEDDVTRIELQAVAGVVLAAVGLWYDDYDPATSPSPVTPQLLNVLSYTTGVEKNDRPFLKTFPYVAMPWSGTEVRQ; the protein is encoded by the coding sequence ATGAGTAGTAGGAAATTATGCTCCTTCCTCTTTTTATGGCTTATGGCTGGAATAGTGATGGCATCAAGTCATCGCGAAGCGCCATTAATTTCTAATGATCCATTAGCGGACAATACAGATTTGTATGCTTTCCGTAGTCCTGATAATCCGAATACCATCACGATTATCGCTAATTACATACCTGGTGAACTACCTTTTGGTGGACCAAATTATTATTCTTTTGGTGAGAATATCAGATATGAAATTCATGTGGACAATGATGCTTCTAAACCTGGTGATGAGATCATTTACCGACTAACCTTTAGTAAGGTTAACGAAGATCCTACCACGTTTTTTAACATCAGATTGGGCAAACAAAACCTTAAAACTACCTACACGCTCGAAAGAAGTATGGATGGTGGTGCAAGTTTTGCAGTTATTTTGGAGAATGGTATCGTGCCACCACCGAATATCGGACCTAGGTCTATCAATTCTGGTGTAGGATTAGGCACTACTTATGAAGCATTGTTTAATGGTGCTATTGCGACTACTACTACTGGCGAAAAAGTATTTGCTGGTCCTGTAGACGATCCATTTTTTGTAGATTTGGGTGGTATTTTTGATTTAGGTAATGCACCGAGACAAGGCGAACCTTCAAGAGATGGATTAGCCAAATACAATGTCCATACCATAGCAATACAAATTCCTATAGCTATCTTGCTTAAAGCTGGAGCTCCTGCACAACCTACCAATATTTTGGATAGTGATTATGTGATCGGCGTGTGGGCTTCTGCAAGCAGACCTGCTATCAAGACACTTTCTACCAGCAATAATGTAGCGTATGATGGTGATTGGATCCAAGTATCTAGATTAGGTATGCCATTGACCAATGAAGCTGTGATTGCTGTTGGTGACAAAGATCTTTGGAATAGATTGACACCATATGATGAAATAGGAGAAACTACTTTGGACAAATATTTTTTCAATCCAGAACTTGCTTTGTATATGGATGATGATTTATTTGGCGGGGCCGTTCCTGCTTTTGCTCCACTTCGTATTCAAACTAACTCTTTAGGTGCTTTTGATTTCTCCAATGGTGCAGATGGTTTATTTGTACTCAAAGGAAATGCTGCTTTAGCTGGTACTGCCTTGGATGATGCTGTTTTTGGAACACTTTTATTGCCTGGCCCAGGAATGCCAAGATCAGTGGATCTTTGGCCTGCTTTTCATACTGGAGTTCCTAACGTGATTCCTTATCAATTAGCAACAGGAAAAAATGGTAATCCACTAGCTGCTGGAAAACCATTTGTAAATAACTTCTTACCTAATGGTGGAGATATGTTGAGATTAAATATGGCCGTCCCACCTACACCGAGAGATGATCCTAATTTCAGTTCTTTAGGATTGGTACAAGCAGCGGCGATTGGTCTTACTGTAGCTCCATTTAACACCACTGCAAATCTTGAATTTATACCTAATATGGATGGATTTCCGAACGGTAGAAGACTTGAAGATGACGTGACCAGAATCGAACTTCAAGCAGTAGCGGGAGTTGTACTAGCAGCCGTTGGTCTTTGGTATGATGATTATGATCCTGCCACTTCACCTAGTCCAGTGACACCACAGTTGTTGAATGTATTGAGTTACACGACTGGTGTCGAAAAGAATGACAGACCGTTTCTGAAAACATTTCCTTACGTAGCGATGCCATGGAGTGGTACCGAAGTAAGACAATAA
- a CDS encoding tetratricopeptide repeat protein has product MTSCGESKTNSTITENNNSIPALLDRNEKIRYGKEWDDVSNNYQTLKLAIQKNEADHEAKIKMANLFIREARVTGEHGHYYPAALAMTDRIINSTTKVNNMEFLALVTKAGVQLSLHEFKAALETGQKAIQLNNKNAQIYGVLTDCYVELGQYDKAVEMADIMISIKPDLRSYARISYLREIHGQIPEAIEAMKMAVEAGVPGYEDTAWAMLTLGELYERYGEPDKAKLLYEEILAERPDYPFAVGALGAIQLKNKDIKKAEETTLKAIDIIPEVGFYTQLAEIYKIQGRTEEMTKIMEEVFIMLKDDEDNGHNMNLEYANIYLDLLEKPEQALEYAQKEFDKRPENIDVNRMLARIYKAKSDQTMAQKYAVAASVTNSKHPELEPLLAKI; this is encoded by the coding sequence ATGACATCGTGTGGTGAAAGTAAAACTAACAGTACTATTACTGAAAACAACAACTCCATCCCCGCATTACTTGACCGAAACGAAAAAATCCGATACGGCAAAGAATGGGATGATGTGAGCAACAACTACCAAACACTCAAACTCGCCATTCAGAAAAATGAAGCAGACCATGAAGCAAAAATCAAAATGGCCAATCTTTTTATCCGCGAAGCTAGAGTTACTGGCGAACATGGACATTATTATCCCGCGGCACTTGCCATGACCGACAGAATCATCAATAGTACGACGAAAGTCAACAATATGGAGTTTCTCGCTTTGGTGACTAAAGCTGGTGTACAATTGTCTTTGCACGAATTTAAGGCGGCATTGGAGACAGGTCAGAAAGCCATTCAACTCAACAATAAAAATGCACAAATTTATGGTGTGCTTACTGATTGTTATGTAGAGCTAGGCCAGTATGACAAGGCGGTAGAGATGGCAGACATCATGATATCTATCAAACCTGACTTAAGATCTTACGCAAGAATATCTTATCTCCGTGAGATCCATGGACAAATACCTGAAGCGATCGAAGCTATGAAAATGGCCGTAGAAGCTGGTGTACCAGGATACGAAGATACCGCTTGGGCAATGTTGACTTTAGGAGAATTGTATGAAAGATATGGCGAACCAGACAAAGCAAAGTTATTGTATGAAGAGATTTTGGCAGAACGACCAGACTATCCTTTTGCAGTAGGTGCTTTGGGAGCTATCCAATTAAAAAATAAAGATATCAAAAAAGCAGAAGAAACTACGCTAAAAGCAATCGATATCATACCAGAAGTTGGTTTCTATACACAACTAGCAGAGATTTATAAAATCCAAGGTAGAACGGAAGAAATGACCAAAATTATGGAAGAAGTATTCATCATGCTCAAAGATGATGAAGATAACGGACACAATATGAATCTAGAATATGCCAATATTTACCTTGATCTACTCGAAAAACCTGAACAAGCACTCGAATACGCTCAGAAGGAATTTGACAAAAGACCAGAAAATATCGATGTCAATAGAATGCTTGCCAGAATATACAAAGCAAAATCTGATCAAACAATGGCTCAGAAATATGCAGTGGCAGCAAGTGTCACTAATTCTAAGCATCCTGAGTTGGAACCTTTGTTAGCAAAAATATAA
- a CDS encoding DUF4331 family protein, protein MRLKSNFIVSVLSLIFLLVLTNSLLASSHREAPLISSDPLADNVDVYAFRSPDDPNTVTLIATYVPMQLPHGGPNYYSFGKNIRYEVHVDNDASKPGDEIVYRFTFDVINEDPTTFFNIRLGKQNQKTTYTLERSVDGGLSFETIVTNGIVPPNNIGDRSITGGAGLNTTYDALFQNAITTATTGEKIFAGPTDDPFFVDLGGIFDLGDAPRQGGKAVDGLACYNVSAIAIQVPIANLLKEGAPSTPTNILDSDYVIGVWASASRRAVTTLSSAGDPTYSGDWVQVSRLGMPLTNEAVIPIGDKDFWNSITPYDEISETTLDKYFYNPELALYMDDDLFGGAVPALAPLRIQTNSLGAFDFSNGADGLFGLKGNPALAGTALDDAVFGTLLLPGPGMPRSVDLWPAFHTGVPNVIPYQLATGKNGNPLAAGKPFINNFLPNGGDMLRLNMAVPVTPRNDPNFSSLGLIQAAAIGLTVAPFNTTTDLEFIPNMDGFPNGRRLEDDVTRIELQAVAGVVLAAVGLWYDDYDPTTSTSPVTQQLLNVLTYTTGVEKNDRTFSSSFPYLAMPHSGTGDCSGEIIDPDYIENPAYQVFVSSNTTGKVGVFNFAVDNTSSLRTFDVAGADADGINYDKTTDVLYQLSRTNNVIYAYSKVAENLALNLSPVLTATSTSDFTNGREIAVRGDKLVVAQDADASNGSVDRFIVYTISPTAITLDKSYDVSQALWGIHLDGNTLYAVEDFSERVLRFDNFFELPAGMITPNKTVAIESMVRTHGITYDRANDIMILTDVAAAASATDGAFTVINGYTNKALDNVITEAEQIIVEGPLSLLGNPVDIAYDKPSNRIYIAERAKDGGRLLGFDMPTASGDAAPVFNEVFAGASAIFLAGELPKVVLDPVYQVFVSSNTQNKVGVYNFAEDNTSSFSSFNVAGNDADGIYYDKTTDVLYQLSRTNNVISAYSKVAENLALNLSPVLTATSTSDFTNGREIAVRGDKLVVAQDADASNGSVDRFIVYTISPTAITLDKAYDVSQALWGIHLDGNTLYAVEDFSEKVLRFDNFFELPAGMITPNKTVAIESMVRTHGITYDRANDIMILTDVAAAASATDGAFTVINGYTNKALDNVITEAEQIIVEGPLSLLGNPVDIAYDKPSNRIYIAERAKDGGRLLGFDMPSASGDAAPVFNEVFAGASAIFLGNQRVKDVIQPEIVVFDPNFTDDILVASRLLGSNEVPAVVTDAIGVATVTFNDTYTEATLNVTVSNLSSAFTGLHIHNGIAGENGPVLFDFTGTFVEGRSTSTFAVTKADVAAMIDGEYYLNVHTANNPNGELRGQLALESSEVFSAVLDASEEIPAVNTPALGLASAIYTSNTNVLELNILATNLSGPITGFHLHSGASGTTGTVVQNLESFVVGSTVMVKLDAGDYIAALRNGDIYVNIHTEAYPNGEIRGQLTATQGLYFDTWMDGKQEVPSIDNDAIGLAIGTISSDLTEMSFALLVDNPTGPFTAAHIHKAVLGASGGVVLDLGSDINGQFLFNEGIAITPEFLADYLSGDLYFNVHTAAAPNGEVRGQIYRVARDGYVYDLCQEQEVNKPVNAGNTSGSGMFAFNRDYDEAHLMAVVNQLSSNFQGAHIHNGAIGANGPVVFDFTSRWINNGAFFYVTDAFSANLAAIVQSGNAYVNVHTTNNPGGEVRGQLVKTPDCPFSSAVVDVDGASFELEVFPNPVSTNVQISFDGESALYQNSTLEIRDLTGRLVVAQNNISGNYQVDMSNVQPGIYVLSLSNKAYSKSFRIVKL, encoded by the coding sequence ATGAGACTTAAAAGTAATTTTATAGTATCTGTGCTCTCTCTGATATTTCTATTGGTCCTGACCAATTCCTTATTGGCATCTAGCCACAGAGAAGCACCATTGATCTCAAGTGATCCTTTGGCAGATAATGTGGATGTATATGCATTCCGCAGTCCAGATGATCCGAATACCGTGACATTAATAGCTACTTATGTACCTATGCAATTGCCACACGGTGGACCTAATTATTATTCTTTTGGTAAAAACATAAGATACGAAGTCCATGTGGACAATGACGCATCAAAACCTGGTGACGAAATCGTATATAGATTTACCTTTGATGTCATAAATGAAGACCCAACGACGTTTTTCAACATTAGATTGGGCAAACAAAACCAAAAAACAACCTACACACTCGAAAGAAGTGTAGATGGTGGTTTGAGTTTTGAGACTATCGTCACAAATGGTATCGTTCCACCTAACAACATAGGTGACAGATCTATCACTGGTGGTGCAGGATTAAACACCACTTACGATGCTTTATTTCAAAATGCCATTACTACAGCTACTACAGGCGAAAAAATATTTGCAGGACCTACGGATGATCCATTTTTCGTAGATTTAGGTGGTATATTTGATCTAGGTGATGCACCGAGACAAGGTGGAAAGGCAGTCGATGGACTAGCATGTTATAATGTAAGTGCTATTGCAATCCAAGTGCCAATCGCTAACTTATTAAAAGAAGGAGCACCTTCTACACCTACCAATATCTTAGATTCAGATTATGTAATTGGGGTATGGGCTTCCGCAAGCAGACGAGCAGTAACTACATTGAGTAGTGCAGGAGATCCAACCTATTCAGGCGATTGGGTACAGGTTTCCAGATTGGGTATGCCATTGACCAACGAAGCAGTGATTCCGATTGGGGATAAAGATTTTTGGAATAGTATCACTCCGTATGATGAAATTTCTGAAACAACATTAGACAAATACTTTTACAATCCGGAGTTGGCTCTTTACATGGATGACGATCTTTTTGGTGGTGCGGTCCCTGCTTTAGCTCCGTTGCGTATTCAAACCAATTCATTGGGTGCTTTTGATTTCAGTAACGGTGCGGATGGATTATTTGGTTTGAAAGGCAACCCTGCTTTGGCTGGTACAGCTTTGGATGATGCAGTATTTGGTACACTTTTATTGCCTGGTCCGGGAATGCCTAGATCGGTGGATCTTTGGCCAGCTTTTCACACAGGCGTACCCAATGTGATACCTTATCAATTAGCTACGGGTAAAAATGGCAATCCACTGGCTGCCGGAAAACCATTTATAAATAACTTCCTGCCAAATGGTGGGGACATGTTGAGATTAAATATGGCCGTCCCGGTTACACCACGAAATGATCCGAACTTTAGTTCATTGGGTCTTATTCAAGCTGCGGCTATCGGTCTTACGGTGGCTCCTTTCAATACAACTACCGATCTGGAATTTATTCCGAATATGGATGGATTTCCTAATGGCAGAAGATTGGAAGATGACGTAACAAGGATAGAATTGCAAGCAGTTGCAGGTGTGGTGCTAGCCGCTGTAGGTCTTTGGTATGATGATTATGATCCTACTACTTCAACAAGTCCGGTTACACAGCAATTGCTGAATGTATTGACTTATACTACCGGCGTGGAAAAAAATGACAGAACGTTTAGTTCATCTTTTCCCTATTTAGCTATGCCACATAGTGGTACAGGCGACTGTAGCGGAGAAATAATTGATCCCGACTATATCGAAAATCCTGCTTATCAGGTATTTGTATCGTCAAATACTACAGGTAAAGTAGGTGTGTTCAATTTTGCAGTTGACAATACTTCATCTTTGAGAACATTTGATGTTGCAGGAGCAGATGCAGATGGTATCAATTATGATAAAACAACTGACGTTTTGTATCAATTGAGCAGAACGAACAATGTGATCTATGCTTACTCCAAAGTTGCCGAAAATTTAGCTTTAAACCTTTCACCTGTTTTGACAGCTACTTCCACTTCTGACTTTACCAATGGTAGAGAGATCGCAGTGCGTGGTGACAAATTAGTAGTTGCACAAGATGCAGATGCTTCCAATGGCAGTGTAGATAGATTTATTGTTTATACCATCAGTCCTACAGCTATCACGCTAGATAAATCTTATGATGTGAGTCAAGCACTTTGGGGCATCCATTTAGACGGAAATACTTTGTATGCTGTAGAAGATTTTTCAGAAAGAGTATTAAGATTTGATAATTTCTTTGAATTACCAGCAGGAATGATCACGCCAAACAAAACGGTAGCGATCGAAAGTATGGTAAGAACACACGGTATCACTTACGATAGAGCAAATGACATCATGATATTGACAGATGTAGCTGCGGCGGCTTCTGCTACAGATGGTGCATTCACTGTAATCAATGGATACACCAACAAAGCACTTGATAATGTCATCACAGAAGCAGAACAAATCATTGTAGAAGGTCCATTATCTTTATTAGGCAATCCAGTAGATATTGCTTACGACAAACCAAGCAATAGAATTTACATCGCAGAAAGAGCAAAAGATGGTGGCAGACTCTTAGGATTCGATATGCCTACAGCTTCAGGAGATGCAGCGCCTGTATTTAATGAAGTATTCGCTGGTGCATCAGCTATTTTCTTAGCTGGTGAATTGCCAAAAGTAGTTCTTGATCCTGTTTACCAAGTATTTGTATCATCCAATACACAAAACAAAGTAGGTGTATATAATTTTGCAGAAGATAACACGTCTTCATTCAGTAGCTTTAATGTAGCTGGAAATGATGCAGATGGTATCTATTATGATAAAACAACTGACGTTTTGTATCAATTGAGCAGAACGAACAATGTGATCTCTGCTTACTCCAAAGTTGCCGAAAATTTAGCTTTAAACCTTTCACCTGTTTTGACAGCTACTTCCACTTCTGACTTTACCAATGGTAGAGAGATTGCAGTTCGTGGAGACAAATTAGTAGTAGCTCAAGATGCAGATGCTTCCAATGGAAGTGTAGATAGATTTATTGTTTATACCATCAGTCCTACAGCTATCACACTAGATAAAGCATATGATGTGAGTCAAGCACTTTGGGGCATCCATTTAGATGGAAATACTTTGTATGCTGTAGAAGATTTTTCAGAAAAAGTCTTAAGATTTGACAATTTCTTTGAATTACCTGCAGGAATGATCACACCAAACAAAACGGTAGCGATCGAAAGTATGGTAAGAACACACGGTATCACTTACGATAGAGCAAATGACATCATGATATTGACAGATGTAGCTGCGGCGGCTTCTGCTACAGATGGTGCATTCACTGTAATCAATGGATACACCAACAAAGCACTTGATAATGTCATCACAGAAGCAGAACAAATCATTGTAGAAGGTCCATTATCTTTATTAGGCAATCCAGTAGATATTGCTTACGACAAACCAAGCAATAGAATTTACATCGCAGAAAGAGCAAAAGATGGTGGCAGACTCTTAGGATTCGATATGCCTTCAGCTTCAGGAGATGCAGCGCCTGTATTTAATGAAGTATTCGCTGGTGCATCGGCTATTTTCCTTGGCAATCAAAGGGTAAAAGATGTTATTCAACCAGAAATAGTGGTTTTTGACCCTAATTTCACGGATGATATCTTAGTAGCTTCCAGATTATTAGGAAGTAATGAAGTTCCTGCAGTTGTTACCGATGCTATCGGTGTTGCCACAGTAACATTCAATGATACTTATACAGAAGCAACACTAAATGTTACTGTTTCTAATCTTTCATCAGCGTTTACTGGATTACATATCCATAATGGAATCGCAGGCGAAAATGGTCCAGTATTATTTGACTTTACAGGTACGTTTGTAGAAGGAAGAAGTACATCAACTTTTGCAGTGACTAAGGCAGATGTTGCAGCAATGATCGATGGTGAATATTATCTTAATGTACACACTGCCAACAATCCGAATGGTGAATTGAGAGGACAACTGGCTTTAGAGTCTAGCGAAGTTTTCTCAGCTGTTCTTGATGCTAGCGAAGAGATTCCTGCGGTCAATACACCTGCTTTGGGTCTTGCAAGTGCTATTTATACATCGAATACCAATGTATTGGAATTAAATATCCTTGCAACTAATCTTTCCGGTCCGATAACAGGCTTCCATTTGCATAGTGGTGCTTCGGGCACTACAGGTACTGTCGTACAGAATCTTGAATCGTTTGTAGTAGGAAGTACAGTTATGGTAAAACTAGATGCAGGTGATTATATTGCTGCATTGAGAAATGGTGACATCTATGTCAATATCCATACAGAAGCTTATCCAAATGGAGAAATTCGTGGACAATTGACAGCAACTCAAGGATTGTATTTTGATACATGGATGGATGGAAAACAAGAAGTTCCTTCCATAGATAATGATGCGATAGGATTGGCAATAGGTACTATTTCATCTGACTTGACTGAAATGAGTTTTGCATTGTTGGTAGATAATCCTACGGGACCATTTACAGCTGCACACATACACAAAGCAGTTTTAGGTGCAAGTGGTGGTGTCGTTTTAGACCTCGGTAGTGATATTAATGGTCAGTTTTTATTTAATGAAGGTATAGCGATTACACCTGAGTTTTTGGCTGATTATCTAAGTGGAGATTTATACTTCAATGTACATACAGCTGCGGCGCCAAATGGTGAAGTAAGAGGCCAGATATACAGAGTGGCCAGAGATGGTTATGTCTATGATCTGTGCCAGGAGCAGGAAGTAAACAAACCCGTAAACGCCGGAAATACAAGTGGTTCAGGTATGTTTGCATTCAACAGAGACTATGACGAAGCACACCTGATGGCAGTGGTCAATCAATTGAGTTCGAATTTTCAGGGTGCACACATTCATAATGGAGCAATAGGTGCAAACGGTCCGGTGGTTTTTGATTTTACATCCAGATGGATCAATAACGGAGCGTTCTTTTATGTGACAGATGCTTTCTCAGCTAACTTAGCTGCAATCGTTCAGAGTGGAAATGCTTATGTCAATGTTCACACAACAAACAATCCGGGTGGAGAAGTGAGAGGTCAATTGGTCAAAACACCAGATTGTCCTTTCTCAAGTGCAGTGGTTGATGTGGATGGAGCGTCCTTTGAATTGGAAGTATTTCCAAATCCGGTCTCTACAAATGTTCAGATTTCATTTGATGGAGAAAGTGCCTTGTATCAAAACAGTACTCTGGAAATACGTGACCTAACAGGAAGACTGGTAGTCGCACAAAACAACATATCCGGAAATTATCAGGTGGATATGAGTAATGTACAACCAGGAATATATGTACTGTCATTAAGTAATAAAGCTTACAGTAAATCTTTCAGAATTGTAAAATTATAA